The Thermosipho affectus genome window below encodes:
- a CDS encoding carboxypeptidase M32: MEKLKKHLKRLSKFENALSLLHWDMETYMPEKAAEKRAEIIGEISTYVFKEFISEKTKELLESATPEDDEDKAILKLVKKEFEKHEKIPPELFKELQFETALSQQAWQKAKEKDNFEIFKPHLKKVVDLEKKVIECIGYESNKYDVLLDDYEPGLKTDQLKSIIVELRKFLVEFINELDSGNKPNTEILKGKYSIEKQKEFSMELLKILNYDLGAGRLDISAHPFTISISHNDIRITTRFDKYDIKNSIFSTIHECGHALYEQGIPEEFRGLPIGDGASMGIHESQSRFWENIVGRSLEFWKFIYPKFTKYFPNFKNVKVEEFWRAINTVERSLIRTEADEVTYNLHIMLRFELEEALINDRITVDELPKLWNKKMKEYLGIVPKNDAFGVLQDVHWAHGSFGYFPSYMLGNLYAAQIYYTMKKDIPNFGEKVEKGQFIEILSWLRKKVHSKGKTLMPIELIKEISNEELNPKYFIEYVKEKFTKVYKK, translated from the coding sequence ATGGAAAAACTAAAAAAACATCTAAAAAGATTATCAAAATTTGAAAACGCCCTTTCTTTATTACACTGGGACATGGAAACGTATATGCCTGAAAAGGCAGCTGAAAAAAGGGCGGAAATTATTGGTGAAATTTCAACGTATGTTTTTAAAGAATTTATCTCAGAGAAAACAAAGGAGTTACTAGAATCTGCTACCCCAGAGGATGATGAAGATAAAGCAATCTTAAAATTAGTAAAAAAAGAATTTGAAAAACATGAAAAAATACCACCTGAACTTTTCAAAGAATTACAATTTGAAACAGCTTTATCCCAACAAGCATGGCAAAAGGCAAAAGAAAAAGATAATTTTGAAATATTTAAACCTCATTTGAAAAAAGTGGTAGATTTAGAGAAAAAAGTAATAGAATGTATAGGTTATGAAAGTAACAAATACGACGTTCTACTTGACGACTATGAACCTGGTCTTAAAACAGATCAACTAAAAAGCATAATAGTAGAGCTTAGAAAATTTTTAGTTGAATTTATCAACGAACTTGATAGTGGCAATAAACCAAACACGGAAATTCTAAAAGGCAAATACAGTATAGAAAAACAAAAGGAATTTTCTATGGAACTTTTAAAGATTTTAAATTATGACCTTGGTGCAGGTAGATTAGATATTTCCGCACATCCATTTACCATATCTATTTCACATAACGATATAAGAATAACCACAAGATTCGACAAATACGATATCAAAAATTCGATATTTAGCACAATTCACGAGTGTGGCCATGCTTTGTATGAACAAGGTATTCCAGAGGAATTCAGAGGTCTTCCCATTGGTGATGGTGCTTCCATGGGCATTCATGAAAGTCAATCGAGATTTTGGGAAAATATTGTGGGAAGAAGTTTGGAGTTTTGGAAATTTATATACCCAAAATTTACAAAATACTTTCCAAATTTCAAAAACGTGAAAGTAGAAGAATTCTGGAGAGCTATCAACACAGTTGAAAGGTCACTAATAAGAACCGAAGCAGATGAAGTAACATATAATTTACATATAATGTTAAGATTTGAACTCGAAGAAGCATTAATCAACGATAGGATAACCGTTGATGAACTACCCAAGTTGTGGAACAAAAAAATGAAAGAATACCTTGGAATAGTACCAAAAAATGATGCATTTGGAGTATTACAAGATGTTCACTGGGCTCACGGCTCTTTTGGTTATTTCCCTTCATATATGCTTGGAAATCTATACGCTGCTCAAATCTATTATACAATGAAAAAGGATATCCCAAATTTTGGAGAAAAAGTAGAAAAAGGTCAATTTATCGAAATACTTTCCTGGCTGCGCAAAAAAGTACATTCCAAAGGAAAAACTCTTATGCCAATTGAACTTATAAAGGAAATTTCAAACGAAGAACTTAATCCAAAATACTTTATTGAATACGTAAAGGAAAAATTCACAAAGGTATATAAAAAATAA
- a CDS encoding GNAT family N-acetyltransferase gives MNLKILTLNEYSLIDFVNFVNKVFQDYTVPVNWNVVNFEMDVRENSIFLEDSFIFLRDTKPVGFIVNSIRHERARIDAMGVVKEERGTGTASFILEHSTNYLKWKGIQTISLEVITKDSRAYRFYEKHGFRERRKLHLLINKNVKSKDIYFRSIKVEPRYIYTLSLNLQLSGRKPNWQREPVTLLLANGRYNHVRLITDKTEGYLVWGKNEDNTTYIVDLGTKDKEKWDEIAKVAIAFLRNETNCKIISATSVPEDDPMYTALVENGFESLLIQSEMHKKLQ, from the coding sequence ATGAATCTAAAAATATTAACTCTGAATGAATATTCTTTAATTGATTTTGTGAACTTTGTAAACAAGGTTTTCCAAGATTACACTGTTCCTGTAAATTGGAATGTAGTAAATTTTGAAATGGATGTCAGAGAAAATTCCATATTTCTTGAAGATAGTTTCATATTTTTGAGAGACACCAAGCCCGTAGGATTCATAGTTAACAGCATAAGACATGAAAGGGCTAGAATCGATGCAATGGGGGTCGTTAAAGAAGAACGAGGAACTGGAACTGCAAGCTTTATCCTCGAACATTCAACAAACTATCTTAAATGGAAAGGCATTCAAACAATATCTTTGGAAGTTATAACAAAAGACTCAAGGGCATATAGATTTTACGAAAAACATGGTTTTAGAGAAAGACGAAAATTACATCTCTTAATTAATAAAAATGTAAAAAGTAAAGATATATATTTTAGATCTATCAAAGTCGAACCAAGGTATATCTACACTCTTTCACTAAACCTTCAATTGTCTGGTAGAAAACCAAATTGGCAACGTGAACCTGTAACCTTACTTCTTGCAAATGGAAGATATAACCATGTAAGATTGATTACCGACAAAACTGAAGGTTATCTTGTGTGGGGGAAAAACGAAGATAACACCACTTATATAGTTGATCTTGGAACAAAAGACAAAGAAAAATGGGATGAAATTGCAAAAGTTGCAATAGCTTTTTTGAGAAATGAAACAAACTGTAAAATTATCTCTGCAACTTCCGTCCCAGAAGATGATCCCATGTATACTGCACTAGTGGAAAACGGATTTGAATCACTTTTAATACAATCTGAAATGCACAAAAAATTGCAGTAA
- a CDS encoding L7Ae/L30e/S12e/Gadd45 family ribosomal protein encodes MNEQKILTLLGFASKAKKLVYGKDNIREYIKNPKIKTKVILIAKDTGQRVKKDIKIRCDISNVPFVEIADKKTLSKATGMLNIAILGILDENMAKSILNFSKEGGENESKNINSE; translated from the coding sequence GTGAATGAGCAAAAAATTTTAACTCTTCTTGGATTTGCATCAAAAGCAAAAAAATTGGTATATGGAAAAGATAATATACGTGAATACATTAAAAACCCTAAAATAAAAACAAAAGTAATATTAATAGCTAAGGATACAGGACAAAGGGTAAAAAAAGATATAAAAATAAGATGTGATATATCAAATGTTCCCTTCGTTGAAATTGCGGATAAAAAAACTTTATCCAAAGCAACTGGAATGCTAAACATTGCCATATTAGGGATATTAGACGAAAACATGGCGAAAAGTATTTTGAATTTTTCAAAAGAGGGGGGGGAAAATGAATCTAAAAATATTAACTCTGAATGA